The Candidatus Hydrogenedentota bacterium genome includes a region encoding these proteins:
- a CDS encoding trypsin-like peptidase domain-containing protein yields the protein MKKVFLVLWAVMLAGGCATLSGSVQSAVTRAKDKVAPALVHIRPVKEIYARGKREEVPVVGSGFVISTDGYVVTNEHVAGDSKFVRCVLFNKEEVDAEVVGTDPYTDIAVLKLKSLPKGIPAVKLGSSARLKAGESVLALGSPHGLSRSVSMGIVSVTDRYLEDRDDEMRSPFNTWIQTDAAINPGNSGGPLVNLRGEVIGINSRMLAGAENVGFAIPIDAAKEVVAQIRAHGRVERSWIGEVLQPMRVKTDDPASKGVVIADVDPLSPGYDAGLRPGDVMLSIDGHPVNARFEEDLPPVRKAIADLPIGAEVTIRVLRGEEELDVKVKTAERSQLRGDQHEFTEWAFTAVDLTENVVRKAQLPSKKGILITGSQVGGIAANARLQNGDIVLKVDGEEIENLAAFEKIYRTLLATRKRLIMLEVKRGALSRFVLIKQDGEEGGAPPPMEPAPADAVGGTDHVE from the coding sequence TTGAAAAAAGTATTCTTGGTTCTCTGGGCCGTCATGCTGGCAGGCGGCTGCGCCACACTAAGCGGTTCGGTGCAATCGGCCGTCACGCGCGCGAAGGACAAAGTCGCTCCGGCGCTGGTTCATATCCGGCCGGTCAAGGAAATCTATGCACGGGGAAAAAGAGAAGAGGTTCCGGTCGTCGGAAGCGGCTTCGTCATTTCAACGGACGGATACGTGGTTACGAACGAGCATGTCGCGGGCGACAGCAAATTCGTGCGTTGCGTGCTGTTCAACAAGGAGGAAGTGGACGCGGAGGTTGTGGGGACGGATCCTTATACTGACATCGCCGTACTCAAATTGAAATCGCTTCCCAAGGGCATTCCGGCGGTAAAACTCGGATCGAGCGCCCGCTTGAAGGCGGGCGAGTCCGTGCTCGCGCTGGGCAGTCCGCACGGGCTGTCGCGCAGCGTCTCCATGGGAATTGTCAGCGTCACGGACCGTTATCTTGAAGATCGCGACGATGAAATGCGATCGCCGTTCAACACATGGATTCAAACGGACGCGGCGATCAATCCGGGCAACAGCGGCGGGCCGCTGGTCAATCTCCGGGGCGAGGTCATCGGCATCAATTCGCGGATGCTGGCCGGCGCGGAGAATGTGGGATTCGCCATTCCCATTGATGCCGCGAAAGAGGTCGTCGCGCAGATCCGCGCGCATGGCCGCGTCGAGCGGAGTTGGATCGGCGAAGTCTTGCAGCCCATGCGTGTCAAAACGGACGACCCCGCGAGTAAAGGCGTGGTCATCGCGGACGTGGATCCACTGTCGCCGGGGTACGATGCGGGGCTGCGGCCCGGGGACGTCATGCTCTCCATTGACGGCCATCCCGTCAATGCCCGGTTCGAGGAAGATCTGCCGCCCGTGCGCAAGGCCATCGCGGACCTGCCCATCGGCGCCGAGGTCACCATTCGCGTGTTGCGCGGCGAAGAAGAACTCGACGTGAAAGTCAAAACGGCCGAGCGCAGCCAGCTCCGGGGCGACCAGCACGAATTCACGGAATGGGCGTTTACGGCGGTGGACCTGACGGAAAACGTCGTACGAAAGGCGCAGTTGCCCTCGAAGAAAGGCATCCTGATTACCGGTTCGCAGGTCGGCGGAATCGCCGCCAACGCACGACTACAAAACGGCGATATCGTGCTGAAGGTGGACGGCGAGGAAATCGAAAATCTGGCGGCTTTTGAAAAGATCTACCGCACACTGCTGGCAACCCGAAAAAGGCTCATCATGCTCGAAGTGAAACGCGGCGCACTGAGCCGCTTCGTATTGATCAAGCAGGACGGCGAAGAGGGCGGCGCGCCGCCGCCCATGGAACCCGCGCCGGCGGATGCGGTGGGAGGAACCGACCATGTCGAGTAG
- a CDS encoding zinc-binding dehydrogenase, with protein MPTTSHAAKSFITPKTCKAAVFENPGTPMRIREFDVPQDLPPGAALCRVRLSTICGSDLHTIAGRRSEPVPAILGHESVGEIVAYGPGAHYWDGEPLQHGDRVSWTIMASCGDCFFCGKRLPQKCVHLLKYGHTSTDVWPGLTGGYAEYIYLFPGTGIFRVPAALADAVVAPANCALATAVAALEVIGGVASGESVLISGAGLMGVYLAVLAREAGANPIMIADTNPVRAEAVCRFGADATFTQSAEPADVAAWARTTCGGEGVDVAFEACGDPRAATASLDALRIGGRLLVAGLVAPGSRFPVDGHVLIRKCLTIRGIHNYHPVHLGQAIDFLASTAGKYPYAELVSPVFGLGNIQDAIVCAMKGRAPRVGIQCDDSSL; from the coding sequence ATGCCAACGACAAGCCATGCGGCGAAATCATTCATCACGCCCAAAACCTGCAAGGCGGCCGTGTTCGAAAATCCCGGCACACCGATGCGGATTAGGGAATTTGACGTGCCGCAAGATCTGCCGCCCGGCGCGGCGTTGTGCCGGGTTCGACTAAGCACCATCTGCGGCTCCGATCTGCACACGATTGCGGGCAGGCGATCGGAACCGGTTCCGGCCATTCTCGGCCACGAATCCGTTGGCGAGATCGTCGCTTATGGACCCGGCGCCCATTACTGGGATGGCGAACCGCTTCAGCACGGCGATCGCGTTTCATGGACCATCATGGCGTCCTGCGGCGATTGTTTCTTTTGCGGAAAACGATTGCCGCAAAAATGCGTCCACTTGCTGAAATACGGCCATACTTCGACCGATGTCTGGCCCGGCCTGACAGGAGGGTATGCGGAATACATCTATCTTTTCCCCGGAACAGGGATATTTCGTGTGCCCGCGGCACTGGCCGACGCGGTCGTCGCTCCGGCCAATTGCGCTCTGGCCACGGCCGTTGCCGCATTGGAGGTAATTGGTGGCGTGGCATCCGGCGAAAGCGTATTGATATCGGGCGCCGGTCTCATGGGCGTCTATCTGGCTGTCCTGGCAAGGGAAGCGGGAGCGAATCCCATCATGATCGCCGACACGAACCCGGTGCGTGCCGAAGCCGTGTGCCGTTTTGGCGCGGACGCAACTTTCACCCAAAGCGCCGAGCCGGCGGATGTCGCGGCATGGGCGCGTACGACGTGCGGCGGTGAAGGCGTGGATGTGGCCTTTGAAGCGTGCGGGGATCCGCGTGCGGCAACGGCTTCACTCGACGCGCTGCGCATCGGCGGCCGCCTGCTCGTCGCGGGATTGGTCGCTCCCGGCAGTAGATTTCCCGTTGACGGCCATGTATTGATTCGAAAATGCCTGACGATCCGGGGCATCCACAATTATCATCCGGTCCATCTCGGTCAAGCGATCGATTTCCTCGCGTCAACCGCCGGAAAATACCCTTACGCGGAATTGGTTTCGCCTGTTTTCGGTCTGGGCAACATCCAGGATGCAATTGTATGCGCAATGAAAGGACGCGCCCCCCGCGTGGGAATCCAGTGCGACGATTCGTCGCTGTAA
- a CDS encoding four helix bundle protein, with protein MSADDANSRSYRTDERNKKVKRGSLRFCGFLQFFWTAMFQFDRYRRIERAKNPRRGNVAQSFEERHVYQHARTLTNAIYTLTRREDFLRDSGLVAQSRRVSVSIMSNIAEGFGRGAKTEFIRFFFIAKGSCGEVRAQSAIAHNRQYIEDTDYIRLLNLARRVSGMLSNFLAHLQGSDYQGEKFKRPQRIAADTVQKRVEALRAAQEANINAVKENEKKRRTQTFSPSHPSNVQIPQFSSRSLATSTEVRQASRSTKKKDFPEEKDCCPSSPGGGDVAP; from the coding sequence TTGTCCGCAGATGACGCAAATAGTCGCAGCTATCGAACCGATGAACGGAATAAAAAGGTAAAACGTGGATCCTTGAGGTTTTGTGGTTTTTTACAATTCTTTTGGACAGCAATGTTTCAATTTGATCGTTATCGGAGAATAGAAAGGGCGAAAAACCCTCGACGAGGAAATGTTGCCCAGTCCTTTGAAGAACGGCACGTCTATCAGCATGCCCGGACATTGACGAATGCCATTTATACTTTGACGCGACGGGAAGACTTCTTACGCGACAGCGGCCTTGTCGCTCAGAGCCGGCGGGTGTCCGTTTCCATCATGTCCAACATCGCCGAAGGATTCGGACGAGGCGCAAAGACCGAATTCATCCGGTTCTTCTTTATAGCCAAAGGCTCCTGTGGAGAAGTCCGCGCACAATCGGCCATTGCGCACAATCGGCAATACATTGAAGACACGGATTATATCCGCCTGCTCAATCTGGCGCGTCGCGTGAGCGGGATGCTTTCGAACTTTCTCGCACACCTGCAAGGATCGGACTATCAGGGAGAGAAATTCAAGCGTCCGCAGCGCATAGCGGCCGACACGGTTCAGAAGAGAGTCGAAGCGCTTCGTGCGGCTCAGGAAGCCAATATAAATGCCGTAAAAGAGAATGAGAAAAAACGAAGAACACAGACCTTCTCCCCCTCTCATCCTTCAAACGTGCAAATTCCCCAATTTTCTTCAAGATCCCTCGCCACTTCAACGGAAGTGCGTCAAGCAAGTCGAAGCACCAAGAAAAAAGATTTCCCCGAAGAAAAGGACTGTTGCCCATCGAGTCCCGGCGGTGGTGATGTTGCGCCGTGA
- a CDS encoding DUF1080 domain-containing protein, translating to MRIERRTFLKGTVTGLAAGWMGAGAFAAEDGKWTPLFNGKDLTGWKPEGKAVWTVEDGCLIGAQGPGAAPGDLFTEQEFGDFEVRVVYKVVWPANSGIWFRYQAPDKSYQADILEYRKPEAYSGTIYCPGKMFLAINGDKALEKKDDWNTMLIKAQGDHLVVSLNGRVTGDVHEGSYAKGRIGFQVHPGDEFKSMKIIVREVSLRTL from the coding sequence ATGCGAATCGAAAGAAGGACATTCTTGAAGGGAACGGTGACGGGATTGGCGGCGGGATGGATGGGCGCGGGCGCGTTCGCGGCCGAAGACGGGAAATGGACGCCGCTGTTCAACGGCAAGGATCTGACCGGCTGGAAGCCTGAAGGCAAGGCGGTATGGACCGTTGAGGACGGCTGTCTCATCGGAGCGCAAGGTCCGGGCGCCGCGCCGGGGGATTTGTTTACCGAGCAGGAATTCGGCGATTTTGAAGTCCGCGTGGTGTACAAGGTCGTGTGGCCGGCCAACAGCGGCATCTGGTTCCGGTACCAGGCGCCGGACAAGTCGTACCAGGCGGATATCCTCGAATACAGGAAGCCGGAAGCCTACTCAGGGACAATCTACTGTCCGGGCAAGATGTTTCTGGCAATCAACGGGGACAAGGCGCTCGAAAAGAAAGACGACTGGAACACGATGCTGATCAAGGCGCAGGGCGATCATCTCGTCGTGTCGCTCAACGGGCGGGTAACGGGCGACGTGCACGAGGGTTCGTATGCCAAAGGACGAATTGGCTTTCAGGTGCATCCCGGCGATGAATTCAAGAGCATGAAGATCATCGTTCGTGAAGTCTCGCTCCGGACGCTGTAA
- the rpsF gene encoding 30S ribosomal protein S6 produces the protein MKTYEALYIARPDVPDDEIQTIAKEVESLVTANGGAIVRSEIWGKRRLAYEVQKCTEGNYVLLRFESAPGLVARLENHFRLTDAIIRYLVVHFDEKTLRLEALQKERKEAEIRNSASAAARSDDEDDDENDRPRRARRYRDDDDDMEDE, from the coding sequence TTGAAAACATACGAAGCGCTTTACATTGCCCGGCCGGACGTGCCGGACGATGAAATCCAGACGATAGCCAAAGAGGTGGAAAGTCTTGTTACGGCCAATGGCGGTGCTATCGTGCGCTCCGAGATTTGGGGAAAACGCAGGCTGGCCTATGAAGTGCAGAAATGCACGGAAGGCAATTATGTGCTGCTCCGTTTCGAGTCCGCCCCGGGCCTTGTGGCGCGGCTTGAAAACCATTTCCGGTTGACCGATGCGATTATCCGTTATCTGGTGGTGCATTTCGACGAGAAAACGCTGCGCTTGGAAGCCTTGCAAAAGGAGCGGAAGGAAGCCGAAATCCGCAACAGCGCAAGCGCGGCCGCGCGGTCCGACGACGAGGATGATGACGAAAATGATCGTCCCCGCCGGGCTCGCCGCTATCGTGACGACGACGATGACATGGAAGACGAATAA
- the ssb gene encoding single-stranded DNA-binding protein, whose translation MSDLRMPDLNRVILAGRLTRDPELKYTPSGTAVCKMGLAVTRTFKGKDGEKREETLFVDLTAWEKSAEYYGQHLRKGRPVIVEGRLRSDTWDDKTTGQKRSKIEITVMRLQQLDWEDRGGGGGAAASSRPEPREIEEPIPEDDIPF comes from the coding sequence ATGTCGGATTTACGGATGCCCGATCTCAATCGTGTGATCCTTGCGGGCCGGCTTACTCGTGACCCGGAACTCAAGTATACGCCTTCAGGAACGGCCGTGTGTAAAATGGGATTGGCCGTTACGCGGACGTTCAAGGGCAAAGACGGAGAAAAACGCGAGGAAACGCTATTTGTGGACCTGACCGCATGGGAAAAATCGGCCGAATATTACGGCCAGCACCTGCGGAAAGGCCGCCCCGTAATTGTGGAAGGCCGGTTGCGCTCCGACACATGGGACGATAAAACCACTGGCCAGAAGCGATCAAAGATCGAAATTACGGTCATGCGGCTGCAACAACTTGATTGGGAGGATCGCGGGGGTGGCGGCGGCGCTGCGGCGTCCAGCCGTCCCGAACCGCGTGAAATCGAAGAGCCCATTCCCGAAGACGATATTCCGTTCTGA
- the rpsR gene encoding 30S ribosomal protein S18 has translation MIARSKAGAKRKKKRAVARNKVCRLTVDRVEYIDYKDVAMLKHYITERGKIIPRRITGATAKHQRMLTRAINLARQIALLPYTAD, from the coding sequence ATGATAGCCAGATCAAAAGCCGGCGCGAAGCGTAAAAAGAAACGCGCCGTTGCGCGCAACAAGGTTTGCCGGCTGACGGTCGATCGGGTTGAATATATTGACTACAAGGACGTGGCGATGCTGAAACATTATATTACCGAGCGCGGGAAAATCATTCCGCGGCGGATTACGGGCGCCACGGCCAAGCATCAGCGCATGTTGACGCGCGCGATCAATCTCGCGCGCCAAATTGCGCTGTTGCCGTACACGGCGGACTGA
- a CDS encoding DUF2232 domain-containing protein translates to MRRYLLTAVALFVGGVGVATANASLVGALLFPIPVALYAALGWPLLATGLVLAAGLGGWSATGIVGAGVHCGLITAVGFPLGVGIGRRWTYGWTVAAVAGFAYLVALGSVVNAWDAWMAQAQNVYDALLAHVRSQPDSPESAELLAQNIGWLKDHWAQIGAGLILWPILVEACVGVSILGGWLRRRFGIEGVRGSFRTMRVSEWLVWLVIVVALVCFLAYRRSDPVWHLIGWNTAIALAGVYWFNGASVLVYALDVLRPQGLMYLAVVAGLVLAVMEGLHPVLCFVGLFDTWADFRKLADRLAAVKKRREEERRESEDDNE, encoded by the coding sequence ATGCGAAGGTATTTGTTGACAGCCGTTGCTCTCTTTGTGGGGGGCGTCGGCGTGGCCACGGCAAACGCCAGTCTCGTGGGAGCGTTGCTGTTTCCCATTCCGGTGGCCCTGTATGCGGCGCTGGGATGGCCGTTGCTCGCCACGGGGCTTGTGTTGGCCGCGGGATTGGGCGGCTGGTCCGCCACCGGGATTGTGGGCGCGGGCGTCCACTGCGGATTGATCACGGCGGTGGGCTTTCCCCTCGGCGTCGGTATTGGCCGCCGCTGGACCTATGGCTGGACGGTGGCGGCCGTGGCCGGCTTTGCGTATCTGGTCGCCTTGGGTTCTGTTGTGAACGCATGGGACGCATGGATGGCGCAGGCGCAAAACGTTTACGATGCCTTGCTGGCCCATGTGCGCAGCCAGCCCGACAGTCCGGAAAGCGCGGAACTGCTCGCGCAGAATATTGGATGGCTCAAGGATCACTGGGCGCAGATTGGCGCCGGTCTGATCCTGTGGCCGATTCTTGTCGAAGCCTGCGTTGGCGTTTCGATCCTGGGCGGCTGGCTTCGACGCCGGTTTGGCATCGAGGGCGTGCGCGGTTCATTTCGGACCATGCGCGTGTCGGAATGGCTGGTATGGCTGGTGATAGTTGTGGCGCTGGTGTGTTTTTTGGCCTATCGCCGGTCCGATCCGGTGTGGCACCTGATTGGATGGAACACGGCGATTGCCCTTGCGGGTGTGTACTGGTTCAACGGCGCGTCGGTGTTGGTTTATGCGCTGGATGTGTTGCGCCCGCAGGGTTTGATGTATCTCGCGGTAGTCGCGGGTTTGGTCCTAGCGGTCATGGAAGGGTTGCATCCCGTCCTGTGTTTTGTCGGTCTGTTCGACACATGGGCGGATTTCCGGAAATTGGCCGACAGGCTGGCTGCGGTGAAAAAGCGCCGCGAGGAAGAACGAAGAGAGAGTGAAGACGACAACGAATGA
- the rplI gene encoding 50S ribosomal protein L9, with product MKVILSQDVPNVGKMGATVNVADGFARNYLLPRKLAVGANSASAKQIEHELRIIRKREEKRRAILMEMAKKLEGVTVEIKARAGEEEKIFGSVTAAHIAEKLGEMGFDVDRKIIALEEPIKSLGIFGVPVKLASGIEATVKVWVSAIEEETAAE from the coding sequence ATGAAGGTCATATTGAGTCAAGACGTGCCCAACGTGGGCAAAATGGGCGCCACGGTGAATGTGGCGGATGGTTTTGCGCGCAATTATCTCCTGCCGCGCAAACTGGCCGTTGGCGCCAATTCGGCCAGTGCGAAGCAGATCGAACATGAACTGCGCATCATCCGGAAGCGCGAGGAAAAACGGCGCGCGATCCTGATGGAAATGGCGAAAAAACTGGAAGGCGTGACAGTAGAAATCAAGGCAAGGGCCGGCGAGGAAGAAAAGATTTTCGGATCCGTCACGGCGGCGCACATCGCGGAAAAACTCGGCGAAATGGGATTCGACGTGGATCGCAAGATTATCGCGCTCGAAGAACCCATCAAGTCCTTGGGTATTTTTGGCGTGCCGGTCAAACTCGCCAGCGGAATCGAAGCGACCGTAAAGGTTTGGGTCTCCGCGATCGAAGAGGAAACCGCCGCCGAATAG
- the dnaB gene encoding replicative DNA helicase: MPDTPRKKPSRKAGHNAQPVFERVPPQNVDAERAVLGAMLLDADAAGAINEILRDDGSVFYVEAHQHIYNAAVSLMNKNAPVDPVTVYQQLSDDGHLDAVGGGAYLGELTSVTPTSANADYYANVILELALQRRLILECNTIAGQAYEFSGKVSELLDDAEAAIFSIAQKRQTNPIQKIGALINDSVEEIERIVKQQTGIRGLPTGVKKLDECLSGLQPSDMIVLAARPSVGKTAFALNIAAHVAVRERKGVLIFSLEMAKEQLTQRLLCMQGHINSARLRTGYLAKDELPKLIRAAGELNDAPIYIDETPNIRMLEIRSKARRHMSQNPCHLVIIDYMQLMSGDRRAENRQVEISEISRGIKGLARELKVPILALSQLSREAERDDTGTPKLSHLRESGSIEQDADVVMFLYRPPEGKTPQAENLIKLQVAKHRNGPTDKFDLLFLKDYQRFENIAKDVDEPSAAAAEDDSFEDETPF, translated from the coding sequence ATGCCTGATACCCCACGCAAGAAGCCGTCGAGGAAAGCCGGGCACAATGCCCAGCCGGTGTTCGAACGCGTTCCGCCGCAGAATGTGGACGCCGAACGCGCGGTGCTGGGCGCCATGCTGCTCGATGCCGATGCCGCCGGAGCAATCAATGAAATCCTGCGGGATGACGGTAGCGTCTTTTATGTCGAGGCGCACCAGCACATCTACAATGCCGCCGTTAGCCTGATGAATAAAAACGCGCCCGTTGATCCGGTCACCGTCTATCAGCAACTGTCCGACGACGGCCACCTCGACGCCGTGGGCGGCGGCGCCTATCTCGGCGAACTGACCAGTGTCACGCCCACGTCGGCCAATGCCGACTATTATGCAAACGTTATCCTCGAGCTGGCCCTGCAACGGCGGCTGATCCTCGAATGCAACACAATAGCGGGCCAAGCCTACGAATTTTCCGGCAAGGTTTCGGAACTCCTCGACGATGCGGAAGCCGCCATCTTCAGCATCGCCCAAAAGCGACAGACCAATCCCATTCAAAAAATCGGCGCCCTTATCAACGACAGCGTCGAGGAAATTGAACGCATCGTCAAGCAACAGACCGGCATCCGCGGGTTGCCGACCGGCGTGAAAAAACTCGACGAATGCCTGTCCGGACTCCAACCCTCGGACATGATTGTGCTGGCCGCGCGCCCCTCGGTCGGGAAAACGGCCTTCGCGTTGAATATTGCGGCGCATGTCGCGGTGCGCGAACGCAAAGGCGTGCTCATATTCAGCCTCGAAATGGCCAAGGAACAACTGACCCAGCGCCTGCTGTGCATGCAGGGACACATCAACTCCGCCCGCCTGCGCACCGGCTACCTTGCCAAAGACGAGCTGCCCAAATTGATCCGCGCCGCGGGTGAACTCAACGACGCGCCCATCTATATTGACGAAACGCCCAATATACGGATGCTGGAAATTCGATCCAAGGCGCGGCGCCACATGAGCCAAAACCCCTGCCACCTCGTCATCATTGACTACATGCAACTGATGAGCGGCGACCGGCGCGCCGAAAACCGCCAAGTCGAAATCAGTGAAATTTCCCGCGGGATCAAGGGACTCGCCCGCGAACTCAAAGTGCCGATCCTCGCGCTGTCGCAATTGAGCCGCGAAGCCGAGCGCGACGATACCGGCACGCCGAAACTGTCCCACCTGCGCGAATCCGGTTCCATCGAACAGGACGCCGACGTGGTCATGTTCCTCTACCGTCCGCCTGAAGGAAAGACCCCCCAAGCCGAAAACCTGATCAAACTCCAGGTGGCCAAGCACCGCAACGGCCCCACTGATAAATTCGACTTGCTGTTCCTCAAGGATTACCAGCGTTTCGAAAACATCGCCAAGGACGTGGACGAACCTTCCGCCGCCGCGGCCGAAGACGATTCGTTTGAAGATGAAACCCCCTTCTGA